One window of the Pelmatolapia mariae isolate MD_Pm_ZW linkage group LG15, Pm_UMD_F_2, whole genome shotgun sequence genome contains the following:
- the klf11a gene encoding Krueppel-like factor 11a, translating to MEQKSYVEYHDLEAAEALVSMSFWGQRSHKPRPLTPTSDSCDSIQLHSEGTDTPKDLIALSSLCITPPQSPSFAEASATPILTIASKPHLPSPALHSDPHAITSETSALAPHSESACVAPPSRAMATSVIRHTADSLSLPLPNTELSETSTQPPPPLLQTLPEEKDDPPPTPDTPPSPPASASPPHSLSSSPLLCQVFPVNGRTGMISAFVQAPVQVQGPGGPKPILPQSPTSSFAQPLLLGSAMPQGTVMFVVPQPPVPQPQPGPQTVMTLGNTKLLPLAPAPVYMPSGANSGTSQADFSRRRDYVCTFPGCKKTYFKSSHLKAHLRTHTGEKPFSCHWEGCDKRFARSDELSRHRRTHTGEKKFVCSVCERRFMRSDHLTKHARRHMTTKRASSWPGETRDLSKGALPKGQNRGPALPVGMLVPAAN from the exons atGGAGCAGAAGTCGTACGTCGAGTACCACGACCTGGAGGCTGCCGAAGCGCTCGTCAGCATGAGCTTCTGGGGTCAAAGGTCGCACAAGCCCCGCCCACTGACGCCCACCTCTGACTCCTGTGACTCTATCCAACTCCACTCGGAGGGCACAGATACACCAAAAGACCTGATCGCCCTCTCCTCGCTG TGTATAACTCCGCCTCAAAGTCCAAGCTTCGCCGAGGCCTCCGCTACCCCCATCCTCACCATCGCCTCCAAACCGCACTTACCCTCCCCCGCCCTTCACAGCGACCCCCATGCCATCACTTCAGAGACCTCAGCACTTGCACCTCACTCAGAGTCGGCCTGTGTGGCTCCGCCCAGCAGAGCGATGGCCACCAGTGTCATCCGCCACACCGCTGACAGCCTCAGCCTTCCTCTGCCCAACACCGAGCTGTCAGAAACTTCCACGCAGCCTCCGCCACCACTTCTGCAGACGCTTCCAGAGGAGAAGGACGACCCTCCCCCAACTCCCGACACCCCCCCATCGCCTCCCGCCTCAGCTTCTCCGCCTCACTCGCTGTCTTCCTCACCGCTGCTCTGCCAGGTTTTCCCGGTGAACGGCCGAACGGGGATGATCTCCGCCTTCGTCCAGGCCCCAGTTCAGGTGCAGGGGCCGGGCGGGCCCAAGCCCATCCTTCCCCAGTCTCCCACTTCCAGCTTCGCCCAGCCGCTGCTGCTGGGCTCCGCCATGCCGCAAGGGACCGTGATGTTTGTGGTGCCACAGCCACCCGTGCCCCAGCCGCAACCAGGCCCGCAGACCGTCATGACCTTGGGCAACACCAAGCTCCTCCCACTCGCCCCAGCTCCTGTTTACATGCCGTCAGGAGCGAACAGCGGCACCTCGCAGGCAGACTTCTCTCGCAGACGGGACTACGTGTGCACCTTCCCTGGGTGCAAAAAGACCTACTTCAAGAGTTCACACCTCAAGGCTCacctgcgcacacacacag GCGAGAAGCCGTTTAGCTGTCACTGGGAGGGCTGTGACAAGCGGTTCGCCCGCTCCGATGAGCTTTCCCGCCATCGCCGCACGCACACTGGTGAGAAGAAGTTTGTCTGCAGCGTGTGCGAACGGCGGTTCATGCGCAGCGACCATCTGACCAAACACGCCCGACGGCACATGACTACCAAGAGGGCATCATCGTGGCCCGGCGAAACCCGAGACCTCAGCAAAGGCGCCTTGCCAAAGGGTCAGAACAGAGGACCGGCGCTTCCTGTTGGCATGCTGGTTCCTGCTGCCAACTAA